TTTTACCTGGCCCTTTCTATGGCCATTTCCTTCGTCTTTTTCTCCATTTCTGCCCGGTTTCGGCATATTGACATGAGATTATATGCATATACATACTTACAACTTTGCATGGTGGCGATCTGAATCTTATGCGAGAACTAACTAGTCCTTTTCGTTCTGCATCCGATATCCGAGCTAACATGCATCATCATCTATCTGTGAATTGTTTGATTTCTTGCTTCATCCGATAAATTTGACCAAATCCACCAGTAACGGCGGTTCTTTCAAATTGTTATGCTTATTATTTACACCCGTCCGCTTGTTTTGTCTTTTCCTAGTGTTACATGTTTACTTGGGAGTTTATCTGGGCGTCCGGCACCTGCATTTGCGTTTTTGTTTTGATTGGGACTGGGAGGAATGGATCGTTTGCATTTCTAGCGGATTGGATCCGGATGGATGATATCAGTGTCAGTAACTGTCAGTGTCAGTGTCAGTACCAGTTTCCGTGTACAGACAGTGATTGGTGAATAGATTGCATTATTATGACCACTCGTGTTTCTGCTTTTAGTAACAGTAACGATGGAGTTGCATAGTCTACTGCTGGTAGTTCACCGTACCTATGCTCGGTACTTTATACGACGAACAACACACTAACCCAAATCCCAATTTCGGCCCCCACCCACATGCGAAAGGATCCCGGTAAGTACTCAGGGACACCGGGCAATCGggaccaaaaaaaaaaaacaaaaaaagtACACCGTACCAAGAAGCCAAACGTCGGGGCACCCTAGCCTACCCGTTTAAACGGTAAGCTGTCAATCCATTTCCTCTAGCTCGGCGATCTACTAGCACGAGACGTACTAAGTACGTACTGTGGGTTCCACTAAcggtactttcttgacagaTACCTATTTAGGCAGCAAAGGCGAGAAGGATGCGATGTGCGATCTACGGGGTACTTGGTAGAAAGTACAGTGATTGGTGGTCTAGACCATTGACTTGTTTGTATGTACTCGGGTGTTCGGCTGAGGTTGACATCGCTGGAAAAGGATTAGTATGCTTCCTTCGGACGGATGGATGACTTGGGAGTTGAGGTAAGTAGTTCTCGATGTGGAATGGGAATAGGATAGGGAATAGGAATAGAAACAGGGGCCATCGCGGGCAGCGCGGCCGTAGGTAATTCAATTGCATTGAGCTCTGAAGATACGGATTTCTTTTCAGGGTTGTGAATGGTGAATGCCCAGACATTGTCTCATTTTGGAATGGTATCCCTTTCTATATTCCCCTTCCATTCTCTGTCTCTTCTCTTTGGGGCTATTTACCCTGCGAGGGTTTCAGGCTCTTCATCAAATCATATGTCCTACCTACACCACAGGAACCCCAAAATGTACTTCTACAAACACAACTCAGACAACAAGAACAAACATGGTGACCACCACATACCTGCCATAACAAACTTCAACATAGTCATGGGTGTGGTTCTCAGATCCTCACATCTGGATGAATTACTGGACCTGCTATGTAAATGTGAAATAGCCCTGACCTTCAGCCTCATTGGAGTAGCATGGGCAATACCACTGCATTATCTCTTGCAATGAAAGGGAGAATGTCACGTCAATGTGACTCTCACATGGCCTTGAAAGGAAGTCGTCGGAGATATCAAGCGGTCAATTACCAATGGACTGAATTATCTCGAACAAGACTTGATATCACGCCATAGGGTTTGCTTAACGAGAGCTGAGAATTTAGCATATAACTAGCAGGATGCTGAATGACTGGAAGTCGTCCAGCTGGCCGAACGAGGCCGGTCAAGACGCCAAAAATCGCAGAGCTACTATCCTGGCCAGGATGTATTGAGCTACTACAGAAGATGACCCTGAGATCAATGCCACAGAGCTGGTTAATGTCGACCAAGCTCGCATTGGACTACGAACGACTGGTGCATTGAGGGTTTGCCGGGGTATCAAACTGGTAGGGATTGACTTAAGCGTTGGAAATACTTGACGGTGAGCGTTACATAAAGTCTAAAACCGGGAAGCATTCCTGGACGCCTATTTTCGTAATCCTTTTAGCAGCTCCGTACTGCAGGGCGCCTTCGGCCCCGTGCCGTGCAGGGGTCGCTCAAGATGATGAGACGCCGGCAAGATTGAGGTATACACTAAACTAAGGGGCGATGCCAATTATCAACAATGGGTGGAAGCACTCGAAGTTGCTCTCAAATCAGGATCCTATATATTGTACTATATTGAGAGAGTCCAACACGAACGTCCCCCCTCCCTCCCCCCCCAAAACCACCAAATTTCCATATCAGACCCAAACGACATTCAGGCAGGATGTCCTCGGCCAGAACCATTTGCCGAAAAGTTTTAGTTTTGCCTGCGAGAGCATACACAACGAACCAAGAGCTTGCGAGAGACGTACAGGGAGGAACGGGAGACCTGGCAGCGTGCCAATCTTTCTATACTCACTACTCTCTGCTCAACACGGAAAACTATCTGATAGAGCTATGGACTTCAAAAAGCGATTGAATCAAGATAGCTGTGACAGCAACATGATTTTTCTAAGCATCAATTTAGGTTGAAATCGGAGTACTACCACACATCATACAGATTAACCTGGATCCAAAAGCAATTTCTATTcagtttcttcttcttcttcttcttcttcttcttttttttttttttttttgtgctGCTTGCCGCACTTGTGCCTGTTGTATCATGTCAACCCATGGAACAGATCTGACATATATAGCTTCGCAGCCATTGCAATATGGATAAACGGATACTGTAGCTTTGGAGCATAATATCCTTTTTgagaaaacagaagcagagCCACTTTCTCACATGTACAGAAAGAAGTAAAAGAATCTGCCAGAGCAGCGGGGGAGAGAGACGGAAAATTATTATCAAATGCTACTGTGTTTAACCACTGATATTGCCAAATAGGAATTTGAACCATAGTCTCTCCTTTTGATTGTTTTACCGAGGTCGAAAGAATTACTGATGGTAGAAGTGAATAATGCAGTAGTACTTAGTATATAGGAATGAACAGGAGGTCTATGTTTCAGACGTTGACCATAGCAATTGCTGCCACATGAAGTCGTatgtccttttttttctgccaTCAGTCCAGCAGGACCCGCGAAAGTTCCCTGGATATGTCCTTCCTCGCCCCCGGTATCCCGTGAGGGGACGGTGTTTGTTTGCCTTTGTTCAGCCATGGGTTGGATTTTGACGCTTCCCAAAAGCCATCTTCCAGTACCTGCTTCTCTCCAGCTTGAGGAGTTCTCCCCATCAGTCATTGAAACGAAATCAACAATTTCACGACGTTCCATATCCTCGATGCGCTTGACCAATTTTTTGAGATCCTCTTCTATGGACGAAGTCGGTATTAACCTAGAACTTGGTGAGTACAGCTCTTGAACGAACTGACATATAGACATACCTGGTTTGATCAATTGGCATGTGGAAAAATAGCTGTCTAGCATACGCAGCCGCAACCGCAGCTGCGTATGACTTCCAATCGTCATTCTTGTGCGAATCACAATAGTTCGAAATTCCCCGAATTACCAAGCAAGAAAAATCGGCCAGGGCTCCTGCAGCCTCCGTCTCGAAGCACAGTACACCGTGTTCTGCAGCCAACTggttccttttccttccatCCTTAATGACAAGCTCGCCAGAAGCAATCGTTCCTCTATGGACCACAACACGGGGctcgtcatcctcctctGCTTCACTGTCAGAGTCGTTTGAGTCGAGATTGATCCGACGATTAGAGTCACATCCACATTCGCGGCAAGAAACCCCAGGCCTGGGGTGTATATAATCAGGCGAGTATAAGATGCCTCGTGCCTTCCCGGGAAAACTGAATCGAGACAAGCTCGGTATTTTTGAATTAATCCGCTGGATATTCTTTATAATCGGATCTCGGCGAGATCGAGCGCGTTTGGTCGCCAGCTCTTGTGCTGCCTGAAGGAGAACAGATGGAGGAGGTGCAAGTGCCCCGGTACGTACAAGCGACCCATTATGCGCCTTTCCGTGATCGTATTGAATTACACCAGTATTTATACCGGTCGGTTTGCTGACCACCAATCATCCAGGCGAATCTTCCCATACTCAGTTTTCACCGGTACCCCACCTCCGGTTCCAACCAGGAGACCAAAACGGATATTAGGGAAGGTCATTCGCATTCGGGTAACGACCACGGCTGCAGGATTGTTTCCTGGTATCCATAGCCCTGCAATCACGACGTTATTACCAGCAATGTTGCCAAGGTGGTACACGTTTTTATCACTACGCTGTTGAGGAAGAGATTCGTGCTCTTCGTCCAGCATCTCCAACGCTGCAAGCAGTTCCACTTCCAAGGGACAGATCCAACCGACTGTATATTCCTCGTGTGCCAATTTCTTCCGAGAAGTTGATGACTCGTCTGCTGAAGAGTCGGGAGTGGTTGCACATTTTCTGATATTATCAGGCATTGGGGCGAGGCTTGCTGGTTTTCCGCACGTAGATGAAAGAACTGATGAAATCTGATGCTATGATTAGCCTTTTAAGGACAGTGCAATAATTGAGATTCAAAAAATATCCTTTGTCTCTTTCCCCAGATGGTGGGTTGGAGTTCTTCCAGAGAGACCCCGCGGGGCTGAAATGGACAGGATTTCATCTGCAACTTGTGTACGTGTGGATCACAGCAAAGGTACTATCATTTGGCCCAATTATTCTGTCTCATATGAGCCCTTCAGGTAAGTATGAAGCTGCCATTTCCTACCAGTTTAGTCTGAGACTGGGACAGATTACATGACACGCTGTGACAGATGAATACCGCTATTCAAGGGATCTTGTACTCCATAAGTAGGGTACCGCTTCCTGGTACCTCTTCTTCATATCTGCACTTAGAATTTTCTTTTCGACGTATGTTTCTTTTGTGTACATCTTCCATGAGTGTCATAATAACACTGGATGGTTGCGTCTTGTCTCCAAAGCTTTCGATGTCCCACGTCCCCTGCTTGATCAAGAACGAACCCCACGGTAGCTTGTATGAAGCTGTCTCATACAAGGGAATGGCGTGGTTGACTAGGGGCACTGTGTTGGTTTGAATAACAAACGTGTCAAGTGCGACATGGTTTTAACCGAGGAGTTTGTGACTCCTGACCCATGGGAGAAACAGCTCCCCTTTTCCGGTCACTAACTATCTTCAACAGGTAGTGTTACATATAATTTTCAGTGGTTCCTAAGCCTGTTGCTCGAATATTCTTATACTATGCTGGGATATAATTGTAAGTGCCTAAGGCAGGGATGCGGGTTCACGGTGAACTATCTATGTTCTTCCCCGCAACCTTGGCATAGAGGCAGAGGCATAACTGCACCGACAAAAGAAGAACAGGAATGTGGACATTGCGCGAGGGTAGGAATCAAGAATATCAACTGTACTCGTGAGCAATAAATAACGATTGAGCAGGATTTACCGCCGACGTCTGCGGCAAGCTGATCCAGAGGACTCTCCTCAGCCCCTGGAAGACACTACCACTCCTGCTCCTGGTCCAGTTCACATCTCACGGCCGCCAGATCGCGCAGCAGCATCCAAGAGTGCTCTATACATTACAGGGACTGGCATCACTGGCAGTTCTACGCCGTCTAAACGCGTGGATTAACCAAAAGGTCCTCAACAATGGCGCCTCGGACCAGTACGATTGGACGCAAGAAATTGTCGTCTTGACCGGGGGGAGCAATGGGATTGGAAGACAGATAGCACTTCTTCTGGCGAAGCGGGGGATCACTGTTGCCATCCTAGATATTGAGGCTCCGTCAAAGGAGACAGAGGATGGAGACAAGATCCATTACTATGAGTGCGATATCACCTCCCCTGATGCCATAGCTTCAGCTGCTACAGGCATCCGCTCCTCTCTGGGTGCGCCTACGGTTCTCATCAATAATGCCGGTATCTGTACCGGCCAGACCATCCTATCCGGCACGGAGGCACAAACTCGTCGTTTGTTCGAGGTCAACACCTTGTCCCACTACCACATTGCCCGCGAATTTCTTCCCGCTCTTATCACGGCCAACCACGGTATGGTGGTTACTGTCTCTTCGCAGTCCGGGTACACCACTGCGCCCAACATGGTCGACTACTCCGCTAGTAAAGCGGCCGCTGTGGCCTTCCACGAAGGTCTTGCTGCGGAACTGACAACCAGGTATCACGCCCCGCGCGTGCGGACCGTCCTCGTGGCACAGGGTTTCACCCGGACGGGATTGATTCGGAACATCACCCCGGAAGATACATGGTTCAACCCGTTACTTGAACCCGAGACCGTTGCAGAGGCTGTGGTTGACGCGGTGATCAAGGGACGGAGCGGGAGGGTGGTTGTACCGGGGGCATCGGGGTGGTTGGCATGCAATATCGGATCGCTGCCACTCTGGATACAGCATTGGACGAGGAATCGGCTGGAAAGACTAATGAGAGCTTGTTGATTATTGCGATCTACTTTGGCCGTGATCTATAAATGGTATATTCTGTTACCTTACTCCTAAGTGTTTGATTCATGCACGTAGACGTGATAGGCCAGCCACACCAACCACCCATTTCCAGTGGCGTCAATACCCGAGCTGAACCCTCCTGGTTAATTTTAGCTGCTTTTCTCTCTAGATTTCATACTTTCGTACTTTGTAGTGGTGCagaattttcttttctttttctttcccttttgcTTTGCCTTTTTCTCAGCTCTACGGAGTAAAGTGAGTGCTTCGTTGGCTGTTTATTTTGCCGTGTTTTCACGTGCAGTGGAGCCTCACCGCGATTGACTCTCCACCCCGTCAAGTTGTCTTCTTGACCTCGACAGCAAAGCAAAAGGTGAGCGTCATCATAGCAACCGCCATTATTACTCTACTATCCCATCGGGGGATATATCATTGTTACTTGCATCTTCCGTTCATTCTATCTTTGCTCTGTATCAGAGTACTCTCTTCCTGATAATCTCAGTCTCCGTTCATCTCCAGCTCGGAACCACGGCTGAGACGCTAAATCTTAGCGGGTTCCTTTCCCTGGAGCAACGAAAGCTCCCAAGGCAGAACCACGGTTCTTTCCGCTTGTTTACAAACAATTCTCCCATGGTTTCCGTGCTGATTGAATTGTTTATTTCATACTAGATCTCTTACCCATTTTCTCCCCCGCACATTCCCCCCGATCGATCCATTCAATAACACCACCACATTCCATTCTCCGGAATAAAAAAGCACGAGGCGACAGAAACCCCACATGATCGTGATCGCCTTTGCTGTTCGGGCAGCTTCGCTCTGATCACTTCCTGCCCTACGGAGTACTTATAATCTCTCATCAACATCGGCCACCGTCAAGAACAACGATGTTTAAAGGCTTGATGAGGCgctcgtcgtcctcgtcgacTCCCGACGGGCGCAGCCAGTCCGGCTCCAATGGCAAGAAGTCCAGCGGCATCTGGCGCAAGAAAACAGATTCCAAGTCCAAGGCTGCTCCACGCGGTGACGACCGTGAGCGTAGTCTAGGGGACTTGTCGGCTGATCCGGCGCCGTCTTCGTCAGACCGTCGGAGCTATGAGCCTAGTGTTGCCAGCGAGTCGGTCGCAGAGGTTGACCGCGATGCACGGGGTGCGCGCAGACGTGATCGCGAACGGTCTTCCAGTCCAGAAGCCGCGCCCAGGGGGCTGAATGGGAATCTGTCTCGAAGTCGGCATGACAGCGCCAATGAAGAGAGCAACCCGTGGAGAGGGCCACAGCGCTGGCCGCCTGGTGATGTGTCTCTTCCCCCACTAGACACTGGCGCTGCACACACGACCTCTGATCAATTTGCTGCCGATATTGCCTCGGATGGCTTTTCTCAATTTCCTATGCAATACGATAATAATCATAATTACGACTCCCCTAATTACAATAATCCTGTTTCGATTCCGCCTCTGCTAATGCCAGGCCAATCTGATCCGTCTCCTACCTCGCCTGCCCCGTTCGACCCTCACGTCCCGCAGCAATTCCCAGGCCAATTCCCCACCCATACTGCAGAGCCATATCGTCCGTACAACCCGGCCGGAGAGGCAGCAGATTACTACGGTGACCAGGGGCAGTCGGTTCAGGACCAACCAGGTGTTCGTCCTAACCCGCCTCTGGTCATTCCCAACAGCCAAGCACATCTGATGCCTGCTTCTCCGGTCGTCAACCCACCTCCAGAGCCTAGTAGTATGGGACAACTTGGCTCCGCGGCGGAATTCTATGCTGAATCTCCAGACGTGGATAATCCGGTtccccaacaacaaccgccCCCGGAACCTTCCAAGCCCTCAAAGCCAAACAAACCTTCTGCTGCCCCTGCCGGTATTCCTAGCGGCCCGCCCAGCCATGACACTCCAGGCTCTTCTGTGCCGCCTGAAGAACCTGGATTGGCCGGTATCCAGCCTGTGGGACACACTCAAAACAGCCCTACTCAATCTCATAGCATGGGCCCCACCATCGGAGCGGCATTAGGTGCAGCAGCGGTGGGATACATGGCGAATCACCATCATAACTCATCTGCGACGAGTTCTGAGCATCCTTCGCCATCCTCGTACACGCAGAACCATGAGCCCCACTCTCCCATAGGTCAGCCAGGTCCAGCCATATATCCGAATCCCGCCTTGAATAACCCGAACTACGCTTCCAATCCGAGTCACCCAGATCATCAAGCCGTTTATCACTCGTCTCCGTTCCAATCAGGTGGTTTGGCATTTCAACAGCGTCAGCGAGGCGCCTTGGACAAGTTTATGGACTTCTGGAAGGATCATGAGGGTGTTGGCATGTACGAGGATTACACAGAAGCCATTGGGGTCTGCAAGTACTGCTTTGAGCCAGGTACCACCTCGAAAGACGCCCCGCGGAAGCATAATTACCGACCGCGCCGTCGCTCTTCAGATCGCTTCAGCAATGATTCCAGGGTGAACAAGTCAAGTCGCTATTCGTCTCCATCAGACGACGAATCTCGACGACGCGGAAGCTCATCCAAGAAATCTTGGTTTGGCGGTTTACTCTCTGGATACGCGGTTAAATCCCTGTTCGAGAGCCCGGATTTCGAGGATTCGTACAATGTTCGACCCAGCCGAGTCAGTAGTCCACGATCTTCATTTTCCTCTGACAGTGAAAGCGATTCAGACCACAAGAGCAAGCCTTCCCATCGCCGCAGGCGTTCTTCTCTCAGTCAATCACCAGGCGGTGGCAGGCGCAACTCCTATTCGGATCCGAGAAGGAGCAGATACGAAGGACCACGTTTGCGATCACGATCACGATCTGGTTCCAATTCTCGGTCTGGGTCCTCGTCCCGGTCTAATTCCGCCCTTCGTGATTTTGCCCTCGGAGCTGCGGTTGGTTCTGTTGCCTCAGCCGCCACGTCCCGCTCTCAGAAGAAGCGCAGTCGCT
This sequence is a window from Aspergillus chevalieri M1 DNA, chromosome 5, nearly complete sequence. Protein-coding genes within it:
- a CDS encoding uncharacterized protein (COG:M;~EggNog:ENOG410Q2PS;~InterPro:IPR035994;~go_function: GO:0003824 - catalytic activity [Evidence IEA];~go_process: GO:0009116 - nucleoside metabolic process [Evidence IEA]); this translates as MPDNIRKCATTPDSSADESSTSRKKLAHEEYTVGWICPLEVELLAALEMLDEEHESLPQQRSDKNVYHLGNIAGNNVVIAGLWIPGNNPAAVVVTRMRMTFPNIRFGLLVGTGGGVPVKTEYGKIRLDDWWSANRPV
- a CDS encoding short chain dehydrogenase/reductase family protein (COG:Q;~EggNog:ENOG410PKR9;~InterPro:IPR002347,IPR036291,IPR020904;~PFAM:PF00106,PF13561,PF08659;~go_function: GO:0016491 - oxidoreductase activity [Evidence IEA];~go_process: GO:0055114 - oxidation-reduction process [Evidence IEA]), with product MWTLREGFTADVCGKLIQRTLLSPWKTLPLLLLVQFTSHGRQIAQQHPRVLYTLQGLASLAVLRRLNAWINQKVLNNGASDQYDWTQEIVVLTGGSNGIGRQIALLLAKRGITVAILDIEAPSKETEDGDKIHYYECDITSPDAIASAATGIRSSLGAPTVLINNAGICTGQTILSGTEAQTRRLFEVNTLSHYHIAREFLPALITANHGMVVTVSSQSGYTTAPNMVDYSASKAAAVAFHEGLAAELTTRYHAPRVRTVLVAQGFTRTGLIRNITPEDTWFNPLLEPETVAEAVVDAVIKGRSGRVVVPGASGWLACNIGSLPLWIQHWTRNRLERLMRAC